A region of the Haemophilus parainfluenzae genome:
TTTTTCTCGTTTAACAGCGGTTTAAAGGCGGTTTCAACGCTATTTAAAACAGGCTCAAATTTCACCGCACTTGAGAGATTTTTGCTGGCTTCTGTGGCGAGTGGTTGGGCGTTATCCATCCCGATTGCCAAGCCTTCCACCACGTTTACACCGTAACCCTTAAAGACGCGGCTTGGCGAATGAATGCCGAGTTTTTCTTTAAACCACGATGTGATATTTCCACCGAGATCTAGCACACTTTGTTTTACCGTCTCCCACGTGTTTTTGATGCCGTTTACTAATCCGCTGATAATATTCGAACCAAATTCGGTAAACTTCGCTGGCATATCAATACCAAACCACGACAACACGGTGGAAAATACTTGCTGGAATAATCCGAGTGGCGACCAGTTGAGAATAGTGGCGGTGATGTTGCCAATGCCTGAGTTGAAGAAGTTGGTGATGTTATTCCAAAGTTGCCCGAAGTAATCCGACACACCTGTCCACGCACTCGAAACCCATTCAGTTGCTCCTGTCCAAATGCCTTGCACCCAGTTGCAGAAGTTTTGGAAGTAACCTGTGACTTTCGTCCAAAGGTTGGAAAACCAAGCTGAAACAGGTTCCCAATTGTCATAGATGAGATAGGCGGCAACAGCGATGGCGGTAATGGTTAAGCCGATAGGGTTGGTAAGCAAAGCTTTCCCTAATCCAATAAAAGCTTTTTTCGCAACACCAAAGGCTGAGCCAAGCCATTTCATTACTCTACCTGTTTTGGTAACTGTACCCGTTAAGGTTTCAAGTTCTTTGGCTGCTTTAATTGCCTTAAATACTTTAAATGGCATAAATGCTGCTGAAAAAATGGATGCTATGCCACTAAACGCAAATTTTGTTGCTAATACGCCTGTGCTTAGTAAGGAAAAACCGCCTACAGTAGCAGCGATCCACTTAATCGCTGTTTTATGCTCGCTGACAAAAGGTGTCAATGTATCTTCAACAAAACCTTGTAGTGCTTTCGCTCCCGATTTAATATCATCGGCAAAAACAGACCCTATATTCCCGACCGCACTTTCCCATGCACCGCCTAAACTCTCAAGGGCAGAACCAAGTGTTTTCGTTTTTTGGGCGACGCGTTCTTCAATACTGGCTTGGTCTTTCATTTTCTGTAAGAAATCTTGTAAGCCTGTCGTTCCTTTTTCACCTAATAACAAGGCGACACGCTTACCCTCAGTGCCAAACATTGCATCAGCCACATCTTGTGCAGCTTGGTCGCCAAATTTTGCTCGGATTTTTTGCAGTTTCTCAAGCTCCTTGACCATTCCGTCAATACCTTTGAAATTGCCTTTTTTATCCCAGAAGTCAAACTTCACACCGCTTTTTTTGAGAATATCCCGAGCTTCTGCCTTCATCCCTTTTTTGGCTTCAGCAATCATTTGCGGACCTTTACTCATTCTGTCAAGCATTGTTGAAAAGTTTGTACCGAATGATGTGCCTTCTAAACCTTGTTGAGCAGCAAGCCCCTCAATCGCAAAAATTTTCTGTGAGTTTTCTAGCCCTGTTAATTTCATCGAACGAACATTAGACGCATAGTAGGTCATTGCCCCATACATATCGTCTTTTTTCATACCTGCAGCAAACATTGCTCGTTGTAAATCGTCTGCTGATGCTCCAAGTTCAGCTTCTGATAAACCGTGAGATTCCATCATCTTTGCAAAGAACTCACCTCCTTGCTCTTGATCCATTTCAAGTAAAACGTTGAGTTTTGCCGATGTTTTTAAGCCACCGTTAATCAAAGTGTCATCAGAGACACCTTGCATTTTCATTGCTTTGGCGAGCTTGTAGAAATCTTCACGCGTTCCTGGTAAATCCGTGCCAAGTTGGTCGGCTATTTTGCCGATTTCCTTAAATTTGCCGAATGTGCCGTCAGCCTTCATCATTGAAATTTTCAGATTATTTGCTGCTTCTTCCTGTTGCATATAGGTTTTCACAGCATTCCACGTAGGTAACGCTACGCTAGCTGTTATTGCGGTAGATTTAGCTAACTTACCTTTTAATTCATCACGGTTTTGTTTGCGTGCCTGTTGTTTTTCTAAAGTACTAGATAAGGAACGTTGAGCTTTTTCAGAAGATTGAATAGCACGGGTAAAATATTGTTGCTTTTCTGCCGTACGAGCAATTACTGCCTGCATTCGTTCATAACGGCGAGTAAGCTTACCAATATTCTGATCTCCTGAAAGATAGGCAAGTTGCATTTTTTGATGTAGTGCGGCTTGACGTTCTTGCCATTTCGCCATTTTTGCACCCAATTTTTCGTTTTGCTGGGTTGCTTTACCCAAATTATTAGAAAGGTTTTCAATGGTTTTATTCGCCTTTCCAAAGGCAGCAGAAAAACTACCTTTTAAAGAGGCACCAATAACTAAACCGAGTACTAAATTATTTGCCATTTTTTGCTCACTATGTTAAATATACGAAAAATTCAGGAGGCATTTATGTTTGGCTTGTTCAAAGAAATCATAGAAGACTGGAAAGATTACGATATAGTAGAAAAAGCCTACTGGTCTGTGATAGGTTTATTGTTTTCTATCGGTTTTTTAGCGTTTTCTTGGTGGTATTGGGTAGGTATGTTTAATGCCACAGACAACTTCTTTATTGCTTTTGGTGTGGGTTTTATTCTTTATCTTGTATTAGGCACAATTATCGCGTTAGTAACTGCCCCTTTAATGACCTTGCTTTCTTTAAGTGCTGCAACAATCACAGGGGCAATTATTGGACTGGTTAAATTTTATCGTCAAGCACGTATATAACCCGCCTTAACTTGACGGTTGGCTTGAGCAAGCCAGTCGTCTAATTCTTTTAACGTCCAATTATTGATTTCTTCTGCAGAAAAGCCAAACCACCAAACCACATCAGCAATCGCATTATTTAACGTCTCCATCGGTATCATCTGAACCAAACAGAAATCGTTGTACCTGAACATAATCTTTCCATTTGATTAAATCCATATCTTCCAACACCAAACCACAGCAAAGTGCTGCAACGATAATTTCACGATCTTCGTTAGTTTTACCTTGCTGACTTGCTGTACGAAAATCTTTTACCAATGGTTCACGCACTTTTAACTCTTCGAGCGTTGTGCCATCAGGTAATTGGACAGGGCTAGACAATTTA
Encoded here:
- a CDS encoding phage tail tape measure protein; amino-acid sequence: MANNLVLGLVIGASLKGSFSAAFGKANKTIENLSNNLGKATQQNEKLGAKMAKWQERQAALHQKMQLAYLSGDQNIGKLTRRYERMQAVIARTAEKQQYFTRAIQSSEKAQRSLSSTLEKQQARKQNRDELKGKLAKSTAITASVALPTWNAVKTYMQQEEAANNLKISMMKADGTFGKFKEIGKIADQLGTDLPGTREDFYKLAKAMKMQGVSDDTLINGGLKTSAKLNVLLEMDQEQGGEFFAKMMESHGLSEAELGASADDLQRAMFAAGMKKDDMYGAMTYYASNVRSMKLTGLENSQKIFAIEGLAAQQGLEGTSFGTNFSTMLDRMSKGPQMIAEAKKGMKAEARDILKKSGVKFDFWDKKGNFKGIDGMVKELEKLQKIRAKFGDQAAQDVADAMFGTEGKRVALLLGEKGTTGLQDFLQKMKDQASIEERVAQKTKTLGSALESLGGAWESAVGNIGSVFADDIKSGAKALQGFVEDTLTPFVSEHKTAIKWIAATVGGFSLLSTGVLATKFAFSGIASIFSAAFMPFKVFKAIKAAKELETLTGTVTKTGRVMKWLGSAFGVAKKAFIGLGKALLTNPIGLTITAIAVAAYLIYDNWEPVSAWFSNLWTKVTGYFQNFCNWVQGIWTGATEWVSSAWTGVSDYFGQLWNNITNFFNSGIGNITATILNWSPLGLFQQVFSTVLSWFGIDMPAKFTEFGSNIISGLVNGIKNTWETVKQSVLDLGGNITSWFKEKLGIHSPSRVFKGYGVNVVEGLAIGMDNAQPLATEASKNLSSAVKFEPVLNSVETAFKPLLNEKKGFFGTLWDDVKFGANFVGNLLGLNQSTDFRTPDFNPDAQISPNPSLQKRETEASIFHDYQPLNRNAVTNNETNQHNGIVVNFNPTINVNGSQNQGVMEQVQQGLNMSFVEFERLLNRVLDQRQRRAY
- a CDS encoding GpE family phage tail protein — protein: METLNNAIADVVWWFGFSAEEINNWTLKELDDWLAQANRQVKAGYIRA
- a CDS encoding phage tail assembly protein is translated as MSQKVDAVRTTIKLSSPVQLPDGTTLEELKVREPLVKDFRTASQQGKTNEDREIIVAALCCGLVLEDMDLIKWKDYVQVQRFLFGSDDTDGDVK